The proteins below are encoded in one region of Streptomyces roseirectus:
- a CDS encoding IclR family transcriptional regulator produces the protein MALKHEPTTPYHSAREALRVLETIAGHSDGVTDTALARRTGLGDRRLVPLLRMLRSEGYVERTADGAYVTGATFTRLGSAHDREGALREKLQHTLDRLRDSVGAAVYISRYVDGEIRVDQYADGPTTPVVHEWVDFRHSAHATAIGKSLLGQLDRDGRRDHLSRHKLARLTSRTITSDKLLLSRLEAQPPSTPVLDLQEYAVGTVCAAVPINDGSSVGCLALSLPVEHAHRLRQAADRLHRHAAPVLLSMAI, from the coding sequence GTGGCGCTGAAGCACGAGCCGACCACGCCGTACCACTCCGCGCGGGAGGCGTTGCGCGTCCTGGAGACCATCGCCGGGCACTCCGACGGCGTCACGGACACCGCGCTCGCCCGCCGCACCGGCCTCGGCGACCGCCGGCTGGTCCCGCTGCTGCGGATGCTGCGCAGCGAGGGCTACGTCGAGCGGACGGCCGACGGGGCGTACGTCACCGGCGCGACGTTCACCCGCCTCGGTTCCGCGCACGACCGCGAGGGCGCCCTGCGCGAAAAACTCCAGCACACCCTCGACCGGCTGCGGGACTCGGTCGGCGCGGCGGTCTACATCAGCCGGTACGTCGACGGCGAGATCAGGGTCGACCAGTACGCCGACGGGCCTACCACTCCCGTGGTGCACGAGTGGGTGGACTTCCGTCACTCCGCGCACGCGACGGCGATCGGCAAGAGCCTGCTGGGGCAGCTCGACCGCGACGGGCGCCGGGACCATCTCTCCCGGCACAAGCTGGCCCGCCTCACGTCGCGCACGATCACCAGCGACAAGCTGCTCCTGTCCCGGCTGGAGGCGCAGCCCCCTAGTACTCCGGTACTCGACCTCCAGGAGTACGCCGTGGGTACGGTCTGCGCGGCCGTGCCGATCAACGACGGGTCGTCCGTGGGGTGCCTCGCGCTGTCGCTGCCGGTCGAGCACGCGCACCGGCTGCGGCAGGCGGCGGACCGGTTGCACCGGCATGCGGCGCCGGTGCTGTTGTCGATGGCGATCTGA
- a CDS encoding class F sortase has translation MSDHTPSHGRLLTGVTWAVLLLGLWLWGREVTEVRHGISTPTTGDVAAVGRPEDSQLPPAATPLGAAPPQRIDIPELGVQAPVVARGLDARGAIDPPPYDQAGVVGWYAAGATPGARGTALLVGHVDTETRPAVFYKLSTVRAGETVRVMRGDGKVAEFTVDDVQVVRRDRFDARQAYGPREPGRAELRLITCGGTFDRASRSYTANVIVSAYLTGTGP, from the coding sequence GTGTCCGACCACACCCCCTCCCACGGCCGCCTCCTCACCGGCGTCACCTGGGCGGTCCTGCTCCTCGGCCTCTGGCTGTGGGGCCGCGAAGTCACCGAGGTCCGCCACGGCATATCCACGCCGACGACCGGAGACGTGGCCGCCGTCGGCCGCCCCGAGGACAGTCAACTCCCGCCCGCCGCAACCCCGTTGGGGGCAGCACCCCCGCAGCGCATCGACATCCCCGAACTCGGCGTCCAGGCCCCCGTCGTCGCCCGCGGCCTCGACGCGCGCGGCGCGATCGACCCCCCGCCCTACGACCAGGCGGGCGTCGTCGGCTGGTACGCGGCCGGCGCCACCCCGGGCGCGCGCGGCACCGCGCTGCTCGTCGGCCACGTGGACACGGAGACCCGCCCCGCCGTCTTCTACAAGCTCAGCACGGTGAGGGCGGGCGAGACGGTACGGGTGATGCGCGGCGACGGAAAGGTCGCCGAGTTCACGGTGGACGACGTCCAGGTCGTCCGGCGCGACCGCTTCGACGCCCGACAGGCGTACGGGCCGAGGGAACCGGGCCGGGCCGAGCTGCGGCTGATCACGTGCGGCGGCACCTTCGACCGGGCCAGCCGCAGCTACACGGCGAACGTGATCGTCTCGGCGTACCTCACGGGCACGGGCCCCTGA
- a CDS encoding AMP-binding protein, whose protein sequence is MEYTTVAELVAQGRDDHRPALWWRDTVLTHHQLAREAATRAALLTALLPSDVPPHLGVLLDNTPEFVHWLSAAALARAAVAGINPTHRGPDLARDILHTDCAILVTEPAQLPLLRGLDLPGVRLLVTGTPEYDELLARFPAQEPELSAVTPADRLLLYFTSGSTGAPKAAICTQGRLAAAGHRLAEQFAVRRDDVHYLCMPMFHGNAVLAGWAPALVARAGVALRSRFSASGFLDDVRRYGATYFTYVGRAIQYVLATPPRPGEDRDHRLRLGFGTEAGAVDATAFERRFGTRLVEGYGSSEGGAAIQWAPGTPAGAVGPAVPGLVVRDQRTSAECPAARFGPSGELLNGAEAIGELVNHGASPFEGYWRNPAAEAERRHDGAYWTGDLFYRDADGYLYFAGRGDDRIRVDGENLAAALIENILARYPGAEAVAVYAVPDPVTGDQVMAAIAGTFEPAGFAAFLRAQPDLGTKMAPRFVRVLERMPVTATNKIQRARLRKEGVECGDPVWWRPGTELSYRRLTGMTGEPRHTEGPLTEVKGPSDVRRQGLEPRTR, encoded by the coding sequence ATGGAGTACACGACCGTCGCCGAACTCGTCGCCCAGGGCCGGGACGACCACCGCCCGGCCCTGTGGTGGCGGGACACCGTCCTCACCCACCACCAGCTCGCGCGCGAAGCCGCCACCAGGGCCGCCCTGTTGACCGCGCTCCTCCCGTCGGACGTGCCACCCCACCTGGGCGTACTCCTCGACAACACACCGGAGTTCGTCCACTGGCTCTCGGCCGCCGCCCTCGCGCGCGCCGCCGTCGCCGGCATCAACCCGACCCATCGGGGCCCCGACCTCGCCCGCGACATCCTCCACACCGACTGCGCGATCCTGGTCACCGAACCGGCCCAACTCCCGCTCCTGCGCGGCCTGGACCTCCCCGGTGTCCGCCTCCTGGTCACCGGCACACCCGAATACGACGAACTCCTCGCCCGATTTCCGGCGCAGGAACCCGAGTTGAGCGCCGTCACCCCCGCCGACCGCCTCCTCCTCTACTTCACCTCCGGTTCGACCGGAGCCCCCAAGGCCGCGATCTGCACACAGGGGCGCCTCGCGGCGGCCGGGCACCGGCTGGCCGAGCAGTTCGCGGTTCGGCGCGACGACGTCCACTACCTGTGCATGCCGATGTTCCACGGCAACGCCGTCTTGGCCGGCTGGGCCCCCGCCCTCGTCGCCCGCGCCGGCGTCGCCCTGCGCTCCCGCTTCTCCGCCTCCGGCTTCCTGGACGACGTGCGCCGCTACGGAGCCACGTACTTCACGTACGTCGGAAGAGCCATCCAGTACGTCCTGGCCACACCGCCCCGCCCCGGTGAGGACCGCGACCACCGCCTCAGGCTCGGGTTCGGCACCGAGGCGGGCGCGGTGGACGCGACGGCGTTCGAGCGGCGGTTCGGGACGCGGCTGGTGGAGGGGTACGGCTCCAGCGAGGGCGGCGCGGCGATCCAGTGGGCGCCCGGCACCCCCGCCGGGGCGGTCGGGCCGGCGGTGCCCGGACTGGTCGTCCGGGATCAGCGGACGTCGGCCGAGTGCCCTGCGGCGCGCTTCGGGCCGTCCGGGGAACTCCTCAACGGCGCCGAGGCGATAGGGGAGTTGGTCAACCACGGCGCCAGCCCCTTCGAGGGGTACTGGCGCAACCCCGCCGCCGAGGCCGAGCGCCGGCACGACGGGGCGTACTGGACGGGCGACCTCTTCTACCGCGACGCGGACGGCTACCTGTACTTCGCCGGACGCGGGGACGACCGGATCCGGGTGGACGGGGAGAACCTGGCGGCGGCGCTGATCGAGAACATCCTCGCGCGCTACCCGGGCGCCGAGGCCGTCGCCGTGTACGCGGTGCCGGACCCGGTGACCGGGGACCAGGTCATGGCGGCGATCGCCGGGACCTTCGAGCCGGCGGGGTTCGCCGCGTTCCTGCGCGCGCAGCCCGACCTCGGGACCAAGATGGCGCCCCGGTTCGTCCGCGTCCTGGAGCGGATGCCGGTCACCGCGACGAACAAGATCCAGCGGGCCCGGCTGCGGAAGGAGGGGGTGGAGTGCGGGGACCCGGTGTGGTGGCGGCCGGGGACGGAGCTGTCGTACCGGCGTCTTACGGGTATGACAGGGGAGCCCCGTCATACCGAAGGGCCCCTCACCGAAGTGAAGGGCCCTTCCGATGTGCGCCGCCAGGGACTCGAACCCCGGACCCGCTGA
- a CDS encoding DUF3592 domain-containing protein, with translation MDVLFYLAPSAILAGVVGMAVVVIRRSRRIAGAWNSGLTAEARCLRTYTTTGGMAGEHHHTRTTLHHVYEFTTRDGRPVRFEEANGPGTVIEGDFVTVHYPPEHPERATALPPMRGRLLAESGFLLVFLGVVAAFCVVFMIGVHSFFDLTDGVFGGGTGDVPADVPADLPDGFPADFPTP, from the coding sequence ATGGACGTCCTCTTCTACCTCGCTCCGTCCGCCATCCTCGCCGGCGTCGTGGGCATGGCCGTCGTCGTGATCCGCCGCTCCCGGCGGATCGCCGGCGCCTGGAACAGCGGTCTCACCGCCGAGGCCCGCTGTCTGCGCACGTACACGACGACCGGCGGCATGGCCGGCGAGCACCATCACACCCGTACGACCCTGCACCACGTCTACGAGTTCACGACCCGCGACGGCCGCCCCGTCCGCTTCGAGGAGGCGAACGGCCCGGGGACGGTGATCGAGGGCGACTTCGTCACCGTCCACTACCCCCCGGAGCACCCCGAGCGGGCGACCGCGCTGCCGCCCATGCGGGGGCGCCTCCTGGCGGAGTCCGGCTTCCTGCTCGTCTTCCTCGGGGTCGTCGCCGCGTTCTGCGTCGTCTTCATGATTGGTGTGCACTCCTTCTTCGACCTGACGGACGGCGTCTTCGGCGGCGGCACGGGCGACGTCCCCGCAGACGTCCCCGCCGACCTGCCCGACGGCTTCCCGGCCGACTTCCCCACGCCCTGA
- a CDS encoding GAF and ANTAR domain-containing protein encodes MQHTTRESRLAAALLEAADTLTDGFDTAAHLRRVCDRGAELLAARAVGIMLIDDDGRTVTLAGSGRLAPALLESQRTGGPCPDSHRTGRPVPPRFLRDPEVAARWPQFTACALRHGITAAFAVPLRRHGEPLGALTALYPNQPPGEGSSGPVATAQSLADAAALGLDNHRAHDGFRTRSEQLQHALTSRVRIEQAKGILAERQSLDIDEAFEILRTYARRNRLPLDAVARSVVEQTLDDAELGIHPETRPPLGPPHTWRDTCGDDG; translated from the coding sequence ATGCAACACACCACCCGGGAAAGCCGGTTGGCGGCGGCGCTGCTGGAGGCCGCCGACACCCTGACGGACGGCTTCGACACCGCCGCGCATCTGCGGCGGGTCTGCGACCGGGGCGCGGAACTGCTAGCCGCCAGGGCCGTCGGCATCATGCTGATCGACGACGACGGCAGGACCGTCACGCTCGCCGGGAGCGGCCGGCTCGCGCCCGCGCTGCTGGAGTCCCAGCGCACCGGCGGACCCTGCCCGGACAGCCACCGCACCGGCCGCCCGGTGCCGCCCCGGTTCCTGCGCGATCCCGAAGTGGCCGCCCGCTGGCCGCAGTTCACGGCCTGCGCGCTGCGACACGGCATCACCGCGGCGTTCGCCGTGCCCTTACGACGGCACGGCGAACCCCTCGGCGCCCTCACCGCCCTCTACCCGAACCAGCCACCGGGCGAGGGCAGTTCGGGCCCGGTCGCGACGGCGCAGTCACTCGCCGACGCCGCCGCGCTCGGCCTAGACAACCACCGCGCCCACGACGGGTTCCGCACCCGCTCCGAGCAGTTGCAGCACGCGCTGACCAGTCGGGTGCGGATCGAGCAGGCGAAGGGGATCCTGGCCGAAAGGCAGTCCCTCGACATCGACGAAGCCTTCGAGATTCTGCGCACCTACGCCCGGCGCAACCGGCTGCCGCTGGACGCGGTGGCCCGCTCCGTCGTCGAACAGACCCTGGACGACGCGGAGTTGGGCATCCACCCCGAGACCCGTCCGCCGCTCGGACCGCCGCACACCTGGCGTGACACCTGCGGGGATGACGGATAG
- a CDS encoding Gfo/Idh/MocA family protein: MSTGAAANPLRVGLVGYGLAGSVFHAPLIAATKGLTLDTVVTSNPERQAQASAAHPDVRIAATPDELLVRAGELDLVVIASPNKTHVPLATAALDAGLPVVVDKPIAGTAEEARALAVLAEERGLLLSVFQNRRWDNDFRTLQKLLADGELGDVWRFESRFERWRPLPKGGWRESGDPTEIGGLLYDLGSHVVDQALVLFGPVASVYAETDIRRPGAETDDDTFIALTHTSGVRSHLYVSATTAQLGPRFRVLGSKAGYVKYGLDPQEAALREGARPGAGWGEEPEELWGRIGAGESPATGGGTAFPTLPGDYPAYYAAISEALTDGGPNPVSAVEAAAALDVLEAARRSARDGSTVNL; this comes from the coding sequence ATGAGTACTGGCGCTGCTGCGAACCCCCTCCGCGTGGGCCTGGTCGGCTACGGCCTCGCGGGTTCCGTCTTCCACGCCCCGCTGATCGCCGCGACGAAGGGCCTGACCCTCGACACGGTCGTCACCTCGAACCCGGAACGCCAGGCGCAGGCGAGCGCCGCGCACCCGGACGTCCGGATCGCGGCGACGCCGGACGAACTGCTCGTGCGGGCGGGCGAGTTGGACCTGGTGGTCATCGCCTCCCCGAACAAGACGCACGTCCCGCTGGCGACCGCCGCGCTCGACGCCGGGCTCCCGGTCGTCGTCGACAAGCCCATCGCGGGCACGGCGGAGGAGGCCCGCGCCCTGGCCGTCCTCGCCGAGGAGCGCGGCCTGCTGCTCTCCGTGTTCCAGAACCGGCGCTGGGACAACGACTTCCGCACACTCCAGAAGCTCCTGGCCGACGGTGAACTCGGAGACGTGTGGCGGTTCGAGTCCCGGTTCGAGCGCTGGCGTCCGCTGCCGAAGGGCGGCTGGCGCGAGTCCGGCGACCCGACAGAGATCGGAGGTCTGCTGTACGACCTCGGCAGTCACGTCGTCGACCAGGCGCTGGTCCTCTTCGGCCCGGTCGCGTCGGTGTACGCCGAGACGGACATCCGCCGGCCGGGCGCCGAGACGGACGACGACACGTTCATCGCGCTGACGCACACGAGCGGCGTCCGCAGCCATCTGTACGTGTCCGCAACGACCGCCCAACTCGGGCCGAGATTCCGGGTGTTGGGGTCGAAGGCGGGCTATGTGAAGTACGGGCTCGACCCGCAGGAGGCGGCGCTGCGCGAGGGCGCGCGGCCGGGGGCCGGCTGGGGTGAGGAGCCGGAGGAGCTGTGGGGCCGGATCGGCGCCGGGGAGTCCCCGGCGACCGGCGGCGGCACGGCTTTCCCGACCCTACCTGGGGACTACCCCGCCTATTACGCTGCGATCAGCGAGGCACTGACCGACGGCGGGCCGAACCCGGTCTCCGCCGTCGAGGCGGCCGCCGCCCTCGACGTCCTGGAGGCGGCCCGCCGTTCGGCACGAGACGGATCGACGGTGAACCTGTGA
- a CDS encoding HAD-IIA family hydrolase, protein MADRKPIESWLTDMDGVLIHEGVPIPGADAFLKKLRDSGKPFLVLTNNSIYTPRDLHARLQRMGLDVPVDNIWTSALATAKFLDDQRPNGTAYVIGEAGLTTALHDIGYVLTDHEPDYVVLGETRTYSFEAMTKAVRLINDGARFICTNPDETGPSTEGPLPATGAVAALITKATGKQPYFAGKPNPLMMRTGLNAIGAHSESSAMIGDRMDTDVLAGIEAGMQTYLVLTGLTRPEQVENFPYRPSKVVDSIADLVERI, encoded by the coding sequence ATGGCAGACCGCAAGCCCATCGAGTCGTGGCTCACCGACATGGACGGTGTGCTGATTCACGAGGGCGTCCCGATCCCGGGGGCCGACGCGTTCCTGAAGAAGCTCCGCGATTCGGGCAAGCCGTTCCTGGTGCTGACGAACAACTCGATCTACACCCCTCGTGACCTGCACGCCAGGCTCCAGCGCATGGGCCTGGACGTCCCGGTGGACAACATCTGGACGTCGGCGCTGGCGACCGCGAAGTTCCTGGACGACCAGCGTCCGAACGGCACGGCGTACGTGATCGGCGAGGCCGGGCTGACGACCGCGCTGCACGACATCGGGTACGTCCTGACCGACCACGAGCCGGACTACGTCGTCCTCGGCGAGACCCGGACGTATTCCTTCGAGGCGATGACGAAGGCGGTCCGCCTGATCAACGACGGCGCCCGTTTCATCTGCACCAACCCGGATGAGACCGGTCCCTCCACAGAGGGACCCCTGCCCGCGACCGGCGCCGTGGCCGCGCTGATCACGAAGGCGACCGGCAAGCAGCCCTACTTCGCGGGCAAGCCGAACCCCCTGATGATGCGGACCGGGCTCAACGCGATCGGCGCGCACTCCGAGAGCAGCGCGATGATCGGCGACCGGATGGACACGGACGTCCTCGCCGGCATCGAGGCGGGCATGCAGACGTACCTGGTGCTGACCGGCCTGACCCGGCCCGAGCAGGTGGAGAACTTCCCGTACCGCCCGTCGAAGGTCGTCGACTCGATCGCCGACCTCGTCGAGCGGATCTGA
- a CDS encoding SPFH domain-containing protein codes for MSSTTPPQTTGSGGPAQERPEGTPETAPRPTRLIQNEATTEIPVHLLFRDDPEPGSPVPVDPATAARTHAGVLGRPLSGAPRSTHGGEPGLPPHTPNHPRSTQGPHQPQTPRLRRPGQGTPRPAAQVDPALVERPARVLPGAAGVLAGTCGAAGCVATSWWAGVLPALAADALHLPAHAGAGLGPVQWAAYAGAGALGLFGFGGLARGRTGRAWVLGLFGRYRGTVRRTGLLWVNPLLLRRRVDVRLRHWRSEPMPAADGSGVALRAVVLVVWRVRDTARATLGVEDHETYLRECVEAALARVPVEMPGAGRGPVETAGDALTRLVASDAGAIGLEVYSVQPVRVEYAPEVAAAMHRRRIAALDAQHRASVLTSVVDSVEDTVTRLTMRGLVELDDYERKALVKDLTVAFCAGRGESGG; via the coding sequence ATGAGCAGTACGACCCCACCACAGACGACAGGCTCCGGGGGCCCGGCACAGGAACGCCCGGAGGGGACGCCCGAGACGGCACCCCGCCCCACGCGCCTCATCCAGAACGAGGCCACCACCGAGATCCCCGTACACCTCCTCTTCCGGGACGACCCCGAACCGGGCTCCCCGGTACCCGTGGACCCGGCGACGGCGGCCCGTACCCACGCCGGTGTCCTCGGCCGGCCCCTGAGCGGTGCTCCCCGTAGTACTCACGGGGGAGAACCGGGCCTCCCCCCGCACACCCCCAATCACCCCCGTAGTACCCAAGGACCACACCAACCGCAGACCCCCCGCCTCAGACGCCCCGGCCAGGGCACCCCCCGCCCCGCCGCCCAGGTCGACCCCGCCCTGGTGGAGCGCCCCGCGCGGGTCCTCCCCGGCGCCGCCGGTGTCCTCGCCGGGACCTGCGGCGCCGCCGGCTGCGTCGCCACCTCCTGGTGGGCCGGCGTCCTCCCGGCCCTCGCGGCCGACGCGCTGCACCTCCCCGCCCACGCCGGTGCCGGCCTCGGCCCCGTGCAGTGGGCCGCGTACGCCGGGGCCGGGGCGCTCGGGCTGTTCGGGTTCGGCGGGCTGGCCCGGGGGCGGACCGGGCGGGCCTGGGTGCTGGGGCTGTTCGGCCGCTACCGGGGCACGGTCCGGCGCACCGGCCTCCTGTGGGTCAACCCCCTGCTGCTGCGCCGCCGCGTCGACGTCCGGCTGCGGCACTGGCGCAGCGAGCCGATGCCGGCCGCCGACGGCAGCGGGGTCGCGCTGCGGGCCGTCGTCCTCGTCGTGTGGCGGGTGCGCGACACCGCGCGGGCCACGCTCGGTGTCGAGGACCACGAGACCTACCTGCGCGAATGCGTCGAGGCGGCGCTCGCGCGCGTGCCGGTGGAGATGCCGGGGGCGGGGCGCGGCCCGGTCGAGACGGCCGGGGACGCGCTGACGCGGCTGGTCGCGTCGGACGCGGGTGCCATCGGACTTGAGGTGTACTCCGTCCAGCCGGTCCGCGTCGAGTACGCCCCCGAGGTCGCCGCCGCGATGCACCGCCGCCGGATCGCCGCGCTCGACGCCCAGCACCGCGCCTCCGTCCTCACCTCGGTCGTCGACTCGGTGGAGGACACCGTCACCCGGCTCACCATGCGGGGACTGGTCGAACTCGACGACTACGAGCGCAAGGCGCTGGTGAAGGACCTCACCGTCGCGTTCTGCGCGGGGCGGGGCGAGAGCGGGGGCTGA
- a CDS encoding ROK family transcriptional regulator, translating to MNRTNDPARTTGTNLLAVRGHNTALVLDLLRTAGADGISRLELAERTGLTPQAVSKITARLREDGLATEAGYRASTGGKPRTVLRLVPGAGHAVGVHLDRDELRVVLVRLDGRVVAERRTPLDLGAGTSEVVGVVVREVQGALADGVVGLLGVGIALPGPLDHTRGVLGRVTGFPDWDGFPLRDVLARALDVPVVVDKDTNAAALGLAVAGEGDSAAGDGDSFAYLHLGTGLGAGLVIHGTVHRGARTGAGEFGHQVVLLDGPACPCGRSGCIEVLCLTALARGDLAEAARVLGVGAANLVGLLDIDQVLLGGRRVTQTPQVFVDGVSAVVGEVPVRVADSGVWGVAAGAAQLLLGAVFGRG from the coding sequence GTGAACAGGACGAACGACCCGGCGCGCACCACCGGCACCAACCTCCTCGCCGTGCGCGGGCACAACACCGCGCTCGTGCTCGACCTGCTGCGCACCGCCGGCGCCGACGGGATCAGCCGGCTCGAACTCGCCGAGCGGACCGGGCTCACCCCGCAGGCCGTCAGCAAGATCACCGCGCGGCTCCGCGAGGACGGGCTCGCGACGGAGGCCGGGTACCGCGCGTCGACCGGGGGCAAGCCGCGCACCGTCCTGCGCCTCGTCCCCGGGGCCGGGCACGCGGTGGGGGTCCACCTCGACCGCGACGAACTACGCGTGGTGCTGGTCCGACTGGACGGGCGGGTGGTCGCCGAACGGCGTACCCCGCTGGACCTCGGGGCGGGTACCTCCGAGGTCGTAGGGGTCGTAGTACGTGAGGTACAGGGGGCGCTCGCGGACGGGGTCGTAGGACTTCTGGGGGTGGGGATCGCCCTTCCGGGTCCGCTGGACCACACGCGCGGGGTGCTCGGCCGGGTCACCGGGTTCCCCGACTGGGACGGCTTTCCCCTACGGGACGTCCTCGCCCGCGCGCTGGACGTCCCGGTCGTCGTCGACAAGGACACCAACGCCGCCGCACTCGGTCTCGCCGTCGCGGGGGAGGGGGACTCGGCGGCCGGTGACGGCGACTCCTTCGCCTACCTCCACCTCGGCACCGGGCTCGGCGCCGGCCTCGTCATCCACGGCACCGTCCACCGGGGCGCGCGCACCGGCGCCGGGGAGTTCGGCCACCAGGTCGTCCTCCTCGACGGCCCCGCCTGCCCCTGCGGCAGGTCCGGCTGCATCGAAGTCCTCTGCCTCACCGCCCTCGCACGGGGCGACCTCGCGGAAGCGGCCCGCGTACTGGGCGTCGGCGCCGCGAACCTCGTCGGCCTGCTCGACATCGACCAGGTCCTCCTGGGCGGGCGCCGGGTGACCCAGACACCGCAGGTGTTCGTGGACGGGGTCTCGGCCGTGGTGGGGGAGGTACCGGTGCGGGTGGCTGACAGCGGGGTGTGGGGGGTCGCGGCAGGGGCGGCCCAGTTGCTGCTGGGGGCTGTGTTCGGGAGGGGGTAG
- a CDS encoding peptidoglycan-binding protein, translated as METPVFEEIDPASDCDCAGCVRRRLSGHGSGSGGGGRPALAVTPRAVIVVATASAATAALGAAHAAPALPAPHSTGRAVPAGDDPETPQGGAAPLHGPPGRPATPVKTPATTRADIIKRAKTWVTAKVPYSMTAYWTDGYRQDCSGFVSMAWNLPGNEWTGTLGRYGTKIAKDDLQPGDILLFHNPVDPQKGSHVVIFGGWTDYTHSYYIAYEQTRPGTRRQATPYAYWTHSDRYVAYRYTGVATGTTGVPGAQPDETTPFPGRAYFGPGANNAHVTLLGKMLVERGAKRFYATGPGPRWSDADRRATQAFQRAQGWKGTDADGIPGPDTWTLLVTGKGRDIVTGTPGPPAPAPAAPAFPGRAHFRPGAENPYVTRLGEQLVRKGYGRYYGTGPTPRWSDADRRAVEAFQRAQGWRGAAADGYPGPETWRRLFS; from the coding sequence ATGGAGACTCCGGTATTCGAGGAGATCGATCCCGCGAGCGACTGCGACTGCGCCGGGTGCGTACGACGGCGGCTGAGCGGACACGGGTCCGGATCCGGGGGCGGCGGCCGCCCGGCGCTCGCCGTCACCCCCCGCGCGGTGATCGTCGTGGCCACCGCGTCGGCCGCCACCGCGGCCCTCGGCGCCGCCCACGCGGCCCCCGCCCTCCCCGCGCCCCACAGCACCGGCCGTGCCGTTCCCGCAGGTGACGATCCCGAGACCCCCCAGGGCGGCGCGGCCCCGCTGCACGGACCGCCCGGCCGCCCGGCCACCCCGGTCAAGACGCCGGCCACCACCCGCGCCGACATCATCAAGCGGGCGAAGACGTGGGTCACCGCGAAAGTGCCGTACAGCATGACCGCGTACTGGACGGACGGCTACCGGCAGGACTGCTCCGGGTTCGTCTCCATGGCCTGGAACCTCCCCGGCAACGAGTGGACGGGCACCCTCGGCCGCTACGGCACCAAGATCGCCAAGGATGACCTCCAGCCCGGCGACATCCTCCTGTTCCACAACCCGGTCGACCCCCAGAAGGGGTCCCACGTGGTGATCTTCGGCGGCTGGACGGACTACACCCACAGCTACTACATCGCCTACGAACAGACCCGCCCCGGCACCCGCCGCCAGGCCACCCCCTACGCCTACTGGACCCACTCCGACCGGTACGTCGCCTACCGCTACACCGGAGTGGCTACGGGTACTACGGGTGTCCCGGGTGCCCAGCCCGACGAGACGACGCCCTTCCCCGGCCGCGCCTACTTCGGCCCCGGCGCGAACAACGCCCACGTCACCCTGCTCGGCAAGATGCTCGTCGAGCGCGGGGCGAAACGTTTCTATGCGACGGGACCCGGACCCCGCTGGTCCGACGCCGACCGGCGCGCCACCCAGGCGTTCCAGCGCGCCCAGGGCTGGAAGGGCACCGACGCGGACGGTATCCCCGGCCCCGACACCTGGACGCTCCTGGTCACCGGCAAGGGCCGCGACATCGTCACCGGCACCCCGGGCCCGCCCGCCCCCGCGCCCGCCGCCCCCGCCTTCCCCGGCCGCGCCCACTTCCGGCCTGGCGCCGAGAACCCGTACGTCACCCGGCTGGGCGAACAGCTCGTACGCAAGGGGTACGGGAGGTACTACGGGACCGGCCCCACCCCCCGCTGGAGCGACGCCGACCGGCGTGCCGTCGAGGCGTTCCAGCGTGCCCAGGGCTGGCGGGGCGCCGCCGCCGACGGCTACCCGGGGCCCGAGACCTGGAGGCGCCTCTTCTCCTGA